The DNA region NNNNNNNNNNNNNNNNNNNNNNNNNNNNNNNNNNNNNNNNNNNNNNNNNNNNNNNNNNNNNNNNNNNNNNNNNNNNNNNNNNNNNNNNNNNNNNNNNNNNNNNNNNNNNNNNNNNNNNNNNNNNNNNNNNNNNNNNNNNNNNNNNNNNNNNNNNNNNNNNNNNNNNNNNNNNNNNNNNNNNNNNNNNNNNNNNNNNNNNNNNNNNNNNNNNNNNNNNNNNNNNNNNNNNNNNNNNNNNNNNNNNNNNNNNNNNNNNNNNNNNNNNNNNNNNNNNNNNNNNNNNNNNNNNNNNNNNNNNNNNNNNNNNNNNNNNNNNNNNNNNNNNNNNNNNNNNNNNNNNNNNNNNNNNNNNNNNNNNNNNNNNNNNNNNNNNNNNNNNNNNNNNNNNNNNNNNNNNNNNNNNNNNNNNNNNNNNNNNNNNNNNNNNNNNNNNNNNNNNNNNNNNNNNNNNNNNNNNNNNNNNNNNNNNNNNNNNNNNNNNNNNNNNNNNNNNNNNNNNNNNNNNNNNNNNNNNNNNNNNNNNNNNNNNNNNNNNNNNNNNNNNNNNNNNNNNNNNNNNNNNNNNNNNNNNNNNNNNNNNNNNNNNNNNNNNNNNNNNNNNNNNNNNNNNNNNNNNNNNNNNNNNNNNNNNNNNNNNNNNNNNNNNNNNNNNNNNNNNNNNNNNNNNNNNNNNNNNNNNNNNNNNNNNNNNNNNNNNNNNNNNNNNNNNNNNNNNNNNNNNNNNNNNNNNNNNNNNNNNNNNNNNNNNNNNNNNNNNNNNNNNNNNNNNNNNNNNNNNNNNNNNNNNNNNNNNNNNNNNNNNNNNNNNNNNNNNNNNNNNNNNNNNNNNNNNNNNNNNNNNNNNNNNNNNNNNNNNNNNNNNNNNNNNNNNNNNNNNNNNNNNNNNNNNNNNNNNNNNNNNNNNNNNNNNNNNNNNNNNNNNNNNNNNNNNNNNNNNNNNNNNNNNNNNNNNNNNNNNNNNNNNNNNNNNNNNNNNNNNNNNNNNNNNNNNNNNNNNNNNNNNNNNNNNNNNNNNNNNNNNNNNNNNNNNNNNNNNNNNNNNNNNNNNNNNNNNNNNNNNNNNNNNNNNNNNNNNNNNNNNNNNNNNNNNNNNNNNNNNNNNNNNNNNNNNNNNNNNNNNNNNNNNNNNNNNNNNNNNNNNNNNNNNNNNNNNNNNNNNNNNNNNNNNNNNNNNNNNNNNNNNNNNNNNNNNNNNNNNNNNNNNNNNNNNNNNNNNNNNNNNNNNNNNNNNNNNNNNNNNNNNNNNNNNNNNNNNNNNNNNNNNNNNNNNNNNNNNNNNNNNNNNNNNNNNNNNNNNNNNNNNNNNNNNNNNNNNNNNNNNNNNNNNNNNNNNNNNNNNNNNNNNNNNNNNNNNNNNNNNNNNNNNNNNNNNNNNNNNNNNNNNNNNNNNNNNNNNNNNNNNNNNNNNNNNNNNNNNNNNNNNNNNNNNNNNNNNNNNNNNNNNNNNNNNNNNNNNNNNNNNNNNNNNNNNNNNNNNNNNNNGTCATTAGGTTGCCTGAAGAAAATCCTAATGTAGCAAGAGGAAGCAGGAGTGTCTATGAACTAGAGTGTATACCTCTTTGGGGCACAATCTCAATTTGCGGTGGAAGATCTGAAATGGAGGATTCTGTTAGAGCTTTACCTCATTTTCTGAAAATACCCATCAAAATGCTTATGGGGGATCATGAAGGGATGAGTCCAAGTCTCCCATATCTCACTAGCCACTTCTTTGGTGTATATGATGGCCACGGAGGCGCTCAGGTATACTGTACTTTGCAAATCCTTATATTGATATTAGCAATAGAGAGTCAGTTCAACTATGAACCTGGGAGATAAATGAATTTATGTTTTGCTGCCATAGgttgtatgtatatatgataaGGGTTTGCTGGAAACGGGATTCTTTGCAGGTTGTTATGTAATATGTGATGGCTTTGGTGGAAATGGGATTCTTGCAGGTTGCTGACTATTGTCATGATAGGATCCACTTTGCTTTGGCTGAAGAAATCGAACGGATCAAAGTGGAATTGTGTAGGAGGAACACTGGCGAGGGTAGGCAGGTCCAGTGGGAGAAAGTCTTTGTAGATTGTTACCTAAAGGTCGATAACGAGGTTAAAGGGAAAATCAACAGACCTGTTGTTGGTTCTTCTGATAGGATGGTTCTTGAAGCTGTTTCCCCTGAAACCGTCGGATCAACTGCTGTGGTTGCTTTGGTTTGTTCATCGCATATAATAGTCGCAAACTGTGGTGACTCTAGAGCGGTTTTACTCCGAGGCAAAGACTCCATGCCTTTATCAGTTGACCACAAAGTAAAAAATTCTTCTCTTTCCCtctataataaattaatacaatCAGAGAAAGCTCCAAACTTCTCATTCATGAAATTTCTTACACTCTTTCTGCAGCCAGATAGAGAGGATGAGTATGCAAGAATAGAAAAAGCTGGAGGAAAGGTTATACAATGGCAAGGTGCTCGTGTTTCTGGCGTTCTTGCCATGTCCAGGTCCATCGGTAGGTCAACCCCGCACTGTTTTTCTTCAATCTTGCTCTGTGACAGAAATCTTAAGAGAGTTATATGGGCCAAAGTTGTCGATAAATTGAGCATTCAGTAACCTTATTAAGAGATGAGGATCATTACTGTTACAGTCTCTGCAAACTTAGTATAACGCCT from Camelina sativa cultivar DH55 chromosome 3, Cs, whole genome shotgun sequence includes:
- the LOC104775871 gene encoding protein phosphatase 2C 7, with product MEEIAPAVALTLSLANTMCDSGISSTLDITELENVTDAVDMLSDHKSHRYCNGVVDSMMEHVSEEPQEKTLSEVRSLSSDFSGTVQESEEDEPLVSDATIISEGLIVVDARSEIRLPEENPNVARGSRSVYELECIPLWGTISICGGRSEMEDSVRALPHFLKIPIKMLMGDHEGMSPSLPYLTSHFFGVYDGHGGAQVADYCHDRIHFALAEEIERIKVELCRRNTGEGRQVQWEKVFVDCYLKVDNEVKGKINRPVVGSSDRMVLEAVSPETVGSTAVVALVCSSHIIVANCGDSRAVLLRGKDSMPLSVDHKPDREDEYARIEKAGGKVIQWQGARVSGVLAMSRSIGDEYLEPYVIPDPEVMFMPRAREDECLILASDGLWDVMSNQEACDFARKRILAWHKKNGALPLAERGVGEDPACQAAADYLSKLALQKGSKDNISIIVVDLKAQRKFKTRS